In one Carassius carassius chromosome 48, fCarCar2.1, whole genome shotgun sequence genomic region, the following are encoded:
- the LOC132131796 gene encoding myosin heavy chain, fast skeletal muscle-like — protein sequence MGDGEMECFGPAAIYLRKPERERLEAQTAKFDAKTAFFVTDAAEMYLKSTLISIEAGKATVKTDCGKTVTVKEDQIFPRNPPKFDKMEDMAMMTHLNEPSVLFNLKERYAAWMIYTYSGLFCATVNPYKWLPVYDAVVVAGYRGKKRIEAPPHIFSISDNAYQFMLTDRENQSVLITGESGAGKTVNTKRVIQYFATVAMAGPKKTDSGPGKMQGSLEDQIIAANPLLEAYGNAKTIRNDNSSRFGKFIRIHFSGTGKLAKADIETYLLEKSRVTFQLSAERSYHIFYQLMTGHKPELLEALLITTNPYDYPMISQGEITVKSIDDVEEFIATDSAIDILGFNADEKISIYKLTGAVMHHGAMKFKQKQREEQAEPDGNEAADKISYLMGINSADMLKALCYPRVKVGNEMVTKGQTVPQVNNAVSALCKSVYEKMFLWMVVRINEMLNTTNPREYYIGVLDIAGFEIFDYNSLEQLCINFTNEKLQQFFNHTMFVLEQEEYKKEGIEWAFIDFGMDLATCIELIEKPMGIFSILEEECMFPKATDSSFKNKLHDQHLGKCSAFEKPKPGKGKAEAHFSLVHYAGTVDYNITGWLEKNKDPLNDSVVQLYQKSALKVLALLYVAVPEVEGGAKKGGKKKGGSFQTVSAVFRENLGKLMSNLRSTHPHFVRCLIPNETKTPGLMENFLVIHQLRCNGVLEGIRICTKGFPSRIHYGDFKQRYKVLNAAVIPEGHFIDNKKATEKLLGSIDIDHTQYKFGHTKVFFKAGLLGTLEEMRDEKLSSLVTMTQALARGYVMRKEYVKMTERREAIYSIQYNIRSFMNVKHWPWMKVYFKIKPLLKSAESEKEMASMKENFEKMKEDLTKALAKKKELEEKMVSLVQEKHDLLQQVTSESESLSDAEERCEGLIKSKIQLEGKLKETNERLEDEEEINAELTAKKRKLEDECSELKKDIDDLELTLAKVEKEKHATENKVKNLTEEMASQDESIAKLTKEKKALQEAHQQTLDDLQAEEDKVNTLTKAKTKLEQQVDDLEGSLEQEKKLRMDLERVKRKLEGDLKLAQESIMDLENEKQLSDEKIKKKDFEISQFLSKIEDEQSLGAQLQKKIKELQARIEELEEEIEAERSARAKVEKQRADLSRELEDISERLEEAGGATAAQIEMNKKREAEFQKMRRDLEESTLQHEATAAALRKKQADSVAELGEQIDNLQRVKQKLEKEKSEYKMEIDDLTSNMEAVAKAKGNLEKMCRTLEDQLSEIKAKSDENSRQLNDMNAQRARLQTENGEFSRQLEEKEALVSQLTRGKQAFTQQIEDLKRHVEEEIKAKNALAHAVQSARHDCDLLREQYEEEQEAKAELQRGMSKANSEVAQWRAKYETDAIQRTEELEESKKKLAQRLQDAEESIEAVNSKCASLEKTKQRLQTEVEDLMIDGERANALAANLDKKQRNFDKVLAEWKQKYEESQAELEAAQKEARSLSTELFKMKNSYEEALDHLETLKRENKNLQQEISELSEQLGETGKSIHELEKAKKTVESEKSEIQTALEEAEGTLEHEESKILRVQLELNQVKSEIDRKLAEKDEEMEQIKRNSQRVIDSMQSTLDSEVRSRNDAMRVKKKMEGDLNEMEVQLSHANRQAAEAQKQLRNVQGQLKDAQLHLDEAVRGQDDMKEQVAMVERRNGLMQAEIEELRAGLEQTERGRKVAEQELVDASERVTLLHSQNTSLINTKKKLETDLVQVQGEVDDAVQEARNAEEKAKKAITDAAMMAEELKKEQDTSAHLERMKKNLEVTVKDLQHRLDEAENLAMKGGKKQLQKLESRVHELEAEVEAEQKRGTDAVKGVRKYERRVKELTYQTEEDKKNVTRLQDLVDKLQLKVKAYKSQAEEAEEQANTHLSRYRKVQHELEESHERADIAESQVNKLRAKSREAGKTKDEE from the exons ATGGGAGATGGTGAAATGGAGTGTTTCGGCCCGGCGGCCATTTACCTCCGGAagccagaaagagagagacttgaGGCTCAGACTGCTAAATTCGATGCCAAAACAGCATTCTTCGTGACAGATGCAGCTGAGATGTACTTGAAAAGTACTCTTATTAGTATAGAGGCTGGCAAAGCTACTGTCAAAACTGACTGTGGGAAA ACTGTCACAGTAAAGGAAGATCAAATCTTCCCAAGGAATCCTCCCAAATTTGACAAAATGGAGGACATGGCCATGATGACCCATCTCAATGAGCCTTCTGTGCTGTTTAACCTCAAAGAGCGTTACGCAGCATGGATGATCTAT ACCTACTCTGGCTTGTTCTGTGCCACTGTCAATCCATACAAATGGCTCCCAGTGTACGACGCAGTTGTTGTGGCTGGATACAGAGGCAAAAAGAGGATTGAAGCCCCACCTCACATCTTCTCCATCTCTGACAACGCCTACCAGTTCATGCTCACAG ATCGTGAGAACCAGTCTGTCCTGATTAC TGGAGAATCTGGAGCAGGAAAGACTGTGAACACAAAACGTGTCATTCAGTACTTTGCAACTGTTGCGATGGCTGGTCCAAAGAAGACAGACTCTGGCCCTGGAAAAATGCAG GGATCACTGGAGGACCAGATCATTGCAGCCAACCCTCTGCTGGAGGCTTATGGTAACGCCAAGACTATAAGGAACGACAACTCCTCTCGTTTT GGTAAATTCATCAGGATTCACTTTTCGGGCACTGGTAAACTGGCCAAAGCAGATATTGAAACTT ATCTGCTAGAAAAGTCAAGGGTAACATTCCAGCTGTCTGCTGAGAGGAGTTACCACATCTTCTACCAGCTCATGACTGGACACAAGCCAGAGCTGCTCG AGGCCCTGCTCATCACCACCAACCCTTACGACTATCCAATGATCAGCCAGGGTGAAATCACTGTCAAGAGCATCGATGATGTGGAGGAGTTCATTGCCACAGAT AGTGCCATTGACATTCTGGGCTTCAATGCTGATGAGAAGATCAGCATCTACAAGCTGACAGGTGCGGTGATGCATCATGGGGCCATGAAGTTCAAACAGAAGCAGAGAGAGGAGCAGGCCGAACCTGACGGCAATGAGG CTGCTGATAAAATCTCCTATCTCATGGGCATCAACTCTGCTGACATGCTGAAAGCTCTGTGTTACCCCAGAGTGAAGGTCGGGAATGAGATGGTGACCAAAGGCCAGACAGTACCACAG GTGAACAATGCAGTCTCTGCACTCTGCAAGTCTGTCTATGAGAAAATGTTCTTGTGGATGGTCGTCCGTATCAATGAGATGTTGAACACGACGAATCCTAGAGAGTACTACATCGGTGTGCTGGACATCGCTGGATTTGAGATCTTTGAT TATAACAGCTTGGAGCAGCTTTGCATTAACTTCACAAATGAGAAACTGCAACAGTTCTTCAACCACACCATGTTTGTTCTGGAGCAAGAGGAGTACAAGAAAGAAGGCATTGAATGGGCATTCATTGACTTTGGTATGGACTTGGCTACCTGCATTGAGCTCATTGAGAAG CCAATGGGCATCTTCTCCATTCTTGAAGAGGAGTGCATGTTCCCAAAGGCTACAGACTCAAGCTTCAAAAACAAGCTGCATGACCAGCATCTGGGAAAATGTTCAGCTTTCGAGAAGCCCAAGCCTGGCAAAGGTAAAGCAGAGGCCCACTTCTCTCTGGTGCACTACGCCGGCACTGTGGACTACAACATTACTGGCTGGTTGGAGAAGAACAAGGATCCACTGAACGACTCTGTCGTGCAACTTTACCAAAAGTCAGCACTCAAAGTGCTGGCCTTGCTGTATGTCGCTGTGCCAGAAG TTGAGGGAGGTGCAAAGAAAGGAGGCAAGAAGAAGGGTGGTTCCTTCCAGACGGTGTCTGCAGTTTTTAGG GAAAACTTGGGTAAACTGATGTCTAACCTGAGGAGCACTCACCCTCACTTTGTGCGCTGCTTGATTCCTAATGAAACCAAGACTCCAG GTCTGATGGAGAACTTCCTTGTTATCCACCAGCTCAGGTGTAATGGTGTGCTGGAGGGCATCAGAATCTGCACGAAGGGTTTCCCCAGCAGAATCCACTACGGTGATTTCAAGCAGAG ATACAAAGTATTAAATGCTGCTGTCATCCCTGAGGGACACTTCATTGACAACAAAAAGGCTACAGAGAAACTCTTGGGCTCTATTGATATTGACCACACCCAATACAAATTTGGACATACCAAG GTGTTCTTTAAAGCTGGTCTGTTGGGTACTCTTGAGGAGATGAGAGATGAAAAACTATCAAGTCTGGTTACCATGACTCAGGCCTTGGCCCGAGGATATGTCATGAGGAAGGAGTATGTCAAAATGACGGAGAGGAG GGAGGCAATTTATTCCATCCAATACAACATCCGCTCATTCATGAATGTAAAACATTGGCCATGGATGAAGGTGTACTTCAAGATCAAGCCTCTTCTGAAGAGTGCAGAGAGTGAAAAAGAAATGGCATCAATGAAGGAGAACtttgagaaaatgaaagaagATTTAACAAAGGCATTAGCTAAAAAGAAGGAGCTTGAGGAGAAAATGGTGTCACTTGTTCAGGAGAAACACGATCTTCTACAGCAAGTAACTTCT GAATCTGAAAGCCTCTCTGATGCTGAGGAGAGATGTGAAGGGCTCATCAAAAGCAAGATCCAGCTCGAGggcaaactcaaagagacaaacgagagactggaggatgaggaggaaatcAATGCTGAACTGACTGCCAAGAAGAGGAAACTGGAGGATGAATGCTCTGAGctgaaaaaagacattgatgaccTGGAGCTCACCTTGGCAAAAGTGGAGAAGGAAAAACATGCAACAGAGAATAAA GTGAAAAACCTGACAGAGGAGATGGCCTCTCAAGACGAGAGCATTGCCAAGCTGACAAAAGAGAAGAAAGCCCTCCAAGAGGCACACCAGCAGACTCTTGATGACCTTCAGGCAGAGGAAGACAAAGTCAACACTCTGACTAAAGCTAAGACAAAGCTTGAGCAGCAAGTGGACGAT CTTGAGGGCTCATTGGAGCAAGAGAAGAAGCTTCGTATGGACCTTGAGAGAGTCAAGAGGAAGCTTGAGGGTGATCTGAAACTGGCCCAGGAGTCCATAATGGACCTGGAGAATGAAAAACAGCTATCAGATGAGAAGATCAAAAA GAAGGATTTTGAGATAAGCCAGTTTCTCAGCAAGATTGAGGATGAACAGTCTTTGGGAGCACAGCTTCAGAAGAAGATCAAAGAACTTCAG gCCCGTATTGAGGAGCTGGAAGAGGAAATTGAAGCAGAGCGATCTGCTCGTGCCAAAGTGGAGAAGCAGAGAGCTGATCTTTCCAGGGAACTTGAAGATATCAGCGAGAGGCTTGAGGAAGCTGGTGGTGCCACTGCTGCTCAGATTGAGATGAACAAGAAGCGTGAAGCCGAATTCCAGAAGATGCGTCGTGATCTGGAGGAGTCCACCTTGCAGCATGAAGCTACAGCTGCAGCTCTCCGAAAGAAGCAGGCTGACAGTGTGGCTGAACTCGGAGAACAGATCGACAACCTCCAGCGGGTCAAGCAGAAGCTGGAGAAGGAGAAGAGTGAATACAAGATGGAGATTGATGACTTGACAAGCAACATGGAAGCTGTGGCTAAAGCAAAG GGTAATTTAGAGAAGATGTGCCGCACTCTTGAAGACCAGCTGAGTGAAATCAAGGCAAAAAGTGATGAAAATAGTCGCCAGTTGAACGACATGAATGCACAACGAGCAAGACTTCAGACTGAAAATG GTGAATTTAGCCGTCAACTGGAAGAGAAAGAAGCACTTGTTTCACAGTTAACTAGAGGAAAACAGGCTTTTACTCAGCAAATTGAGGATCTCAAAAGACATGTTGAGGAAGAAATCAAG GCCAAGAACGCTCTGGCTCATGCAGTTCAGTCTGCCCGCCATGACTGTGATTTGCTCAGAGAGCAGTATGAGGAGGAGCAGGAGGCCAAAGCTGAACTCCAGCGTGGAATGTCTAAGGCCAACAGTGAGGTGGCCCAGTGGAGAGCCAAATATGAGACTGATGCCATCCAGCGCACTGAGGAGCTTGAGGAATCCAA GAAAAAGCTGGCACAGCGTCTGCAGGATGCTGAAGAATCCATTGAGGCAGTGAACTCCAAGTGTGCCTCTCTGGAAAAGACCAAACAGAGGCTGCAGACAGAGGTAGAGGACCTGATGATTGATGGGGAGAGGGCAAATGCATTGGCTGCCAACCTTGACAAGAAACAGAGAAACTTTGACAAG GTCCTAGCAGAGTGGAAGCAGAAGTATGAGGAAAGCCAGGCTGAACTAGAAGCTGCTCAGAAAGAAGCTCGTTCTCTCAGCACTGAGCTTTTCAAAATGAAGAACTCCTATGAGGAAGCTCTTGACCACCTCGAGACCCTGAAGAGGGAGAACAAGAATCTGCAAC AGGAGATTTCTGAGCTCTCTGAGCAGCTTGGAGAGACTGGAAAGAGCATTCATGAGTTAGAGAAAGCCAAGAAGACAGTGGAATCTGAGAAATCAGAGATCCAGACTGCACTAGAAGAAGCCGAG GGCACCCTGGAGCATGAAGAGTCCAAGATTCTCCGTGTGCAGCTGGAGCTGAACCAGGTGAAGAGCGAGATTGACAGGAAGCTTGCTGAGAAGGATGAGGAGATGGAACAGATCAAGAGGAACAGCCAACGAGTGATCGACTCCATGcagagcactctggactctgaggtCAGGAGCAGAAATGATGCCATGAGAGTCAAAAAGAAGATGGAGGGAGATCTGAATGAGATGGAGGTCCAGCTGAGTCATGCCAACCGCCAGGCTGCTGAGGCCCAGAAACAGCTCAGGAACGTCCAAGGACAACTCAAG GATGCCCAACTGCACCTTGATGAAGCTGTCAGAGGACAGGACGACATGAAGGAGCAGGTGGCCATGGTGGAGCGCAGGAATGGCCTAATGCAAGCAGAGATTGAGGAGCTGAGAGCTGGCCTGGAGCAAACAGAGAGAGGCCGCAAAGTGGCGGAGCAGGAGCTGGTGGATGCCAGCGAACGCGTGACACTGCTGCATTCACAA AATACGAGTCTTATTAACACCAAGAAGAAGCTTGAGACTGATCTGGTCCAGGTTCAAGGTGAGGTGGATGATGCAGTCCAGGAGGCCAGAAATGCAGAGGAGAAAGCCAAGAAGGCCATCACTGAT GCTGCCATGATGGCTGAGGAGCTGAAGAAGGAGCAGGACACCAGTGCTCACCTGGAGAGGATGAAGAAGAACCTGGAGGTGACTGTCAAAGACCTGCAGCACCGTCTGGATGAGGCGGAGAATCTGGCCATGAAGGGTGGAAAGAAACAGCTCCAGAAACTGGAGTCCAGG GTTCATGAGTTGGAGGCTGAAGTTGAAGCTGAACAGAAACGTGGTACAGACGCTGTGAAAGGAGTGCGCAAATATGAAAGGAGAGTGAAGGAGCTCACCTACCAG ACTGAGGAAGACAAGAAGAACGTGACTCGACTGCAGGATCTGGTAGACAAGCTGCAGCTGAAAGTGAAGGCCTACAAAAGCCAAGCTGAAGAAGCT GAGGAGCAGGCCAACACTCACCTGTCCAGGTACAGGAAGGTGCAGCATGAGCTGGAGGAGTCTCATGAGCGCGCTGACATCGCAGAGTCCCAGGTCAACAAGCTGAGAGCCAAGAGCCGTGAAGCTGGGAAG acTAAAGATGAAGAATGA